The following proteins are encoded in a genomic region of Maylandia zebra isolate NMK-2024a linkage group LG1, Mzebra_GT3a, whole genome shotgun sequence:
- the LOC112429941 gene encoding uncharacterized protein LOC112429941 gives MVEECYGTGMYVRLLVARGTACPSSQDFTPLSSQPSHPPQASVDSNIHTPPPKSTLSISALQVRNELRKIKVQKAAGPDGVSSRLLRCCADELCGILGYLFNLSLSLGKVPQLWKTSCGTATKDLPSQGPQQLQAGSPDIASDEDPREFAYQPGIGVEDAIIYLLHRALTHLEKPGSSVRIMFFDFSSAFNTIQPRLLRDRLELLGVDHHMSQWILDYLTGRPQVPKKEPIHLYDNRVPTPEATHSAIPNQSHHQEQRPTGSKALQAIDPDERMPPRSSTSGQGAGNRDDLTPLHTAADGGHYECVRLLLDSGCNVNAQTNRKMNALHYVAQHGHDREASLLLKAGINVDAINNQHCTPLHLAVFNNHTKVVRLLIDAGSNLNATDIRQQTALHIASEHGWHDLAEMMLISRVSLSLTDKQGKTCLEVAARGNHVVLVDMIIKADRFSKWEKDHGGCEQVRRPLSFKQDHQPETQHFRSVLWTLATKHLCYGEWKILAQHWDFSEAHIQAIEQQWTGKKSFKDHGHRMLLIWLHGVLVAGENPTKGLYEGLVEISRTDLAGVGFCFPQRSLRFLRFPKAQIVPPNMGQLAPHDSASEEAWTSLRRRGPPLRMERPNHETGDSGHWCSILLAGPLHPRPQTPRPSHQH, from the exons atggtggaggagTGTTATGGCACAGGCATGTATGTGCGGCTGTTAGTGGCACGGG GGACCGCCTGTCCTTCATCTCAGGACTTCACACCTCTCAGCTCCCAGCCATCACACCCACCCCAGGCTTCTGTGGACTCCAACATAcacacccctcccccaaaaTCCACTCTTTCTATCTCAGCACTTCAAGTGAGGAATGAGCTTCGCAAGATCAAGGTGCAGAAGGCTGCAGGTCCAGATGGCGTCAGCTCCAGGCTCCTGAGATGCTGTGCAGATGAACTGTGTGGCATCCTAGGATATctgttcaacctgagcctgtcaCTGGGGAAAGTACCACAGCTGTGGAAGACCTCCTGTGGTACCGCTACCAAAGACCTCCCGTCCCAAGGACCTcagcagctacaggccggtaGCCCTGACATCGCATCTGATGAAGACCCTCGAGAG TTTGCTTACCAGCCTGGCATCGGGgtggaggacgccatcatctacctcctGCACCGAGCTCTGACTCACCTGGAGAAGCCTGGAAGCTCTGTGaggatcatgttctttgatttctccagtgctttcaacaccatccagCCACGACTTctgagagacaggctggagctaTTGGGAGTGGACCACCACATGTCCCAGTGGATACTGGACTACCTCACAGGACGTCCACA AGTACCGAAGAAAGAGCCCATACATCTCTATGACAACCGTGTGCCCACCCCTGAAGCCACCCATTCTGCCATCCCAAACCAATCCCACCATCAAGAACAGCGTCCCACAGGGAGCAAGGCTTTGCAAGCCATAGACCCAGATGAACGGATGCCCCCCAGATCCAGCACCTCTGGACAGGGTGCAGGAAACAGG GATGATCTCACACCATTGCACACGGCAGCTGACGGAGGTCACTATGAATGCGTTAGACTTCTGCTGGATTCTGGCTGTAATGTCAATGCACAAACTAAT AGAAAAATGAATGCTCTCCATTATGTGGCACAGCATGGTCATGACAGAGAGGCCAGCTTGCTGCTGAAGGCAGGAATCAATGTAGATGCTATAAACAAT CAACACTGCACACCACTCCACCTGGCTGTTTTCAACAATCACACAAAAGTTGTACGATTGCTTATCGATGCTGGCAGCAACCTGAATGCCACTGACATT AGGCAGCAGACCGCACTACACATTGCCTCAGAACATGGCTGGCATGACCTGGCTGAGATGATGCTGATTTCTAGAGTTAGTCTCAGTCTAACTGATAAG CAGGGAAAAACATGTCTGGAAGTGGCAGCAAGAGGAAACCATGTCGTCCTGGTGGACATGATAATTAAAGCTGACCGTTTTTCTAAATGGGAGAAG GATCACGGGGGATGTGAGCAGGTAAGAAGACCTCTGAGCTTCAAACAGGACCATCAGCCAGAGACACAGCACTTCCGTTCTGTCTTATGGACCCTCGCCACAAAGCATCTGTGTTATGGGGAGTGGAAGATTCTCGCTCAGCATTGGGACTTTAGTGAAGCACATATACAAGCTATAGAACAACAGTGGACAG GTAAGAAAAGCTTCAAAGATCATGGTCACCGGATGCTGTTAATCTGGCTTCATGGAGTGCTCGTAGCTGGAGAAAACCCTACCAAAGGCCTCTATGAGGGGTTGGTGGAAATCTCCCGGACAGATTTGGCAG GTGTGGGATTTTGCTTCCCCCAAAGGTCCTTGAGGTTCCTGAGATTCCCTAAAGCGCAGATCGTACCTCCCAACATGGGCCAGCTCGCTCCACATGATAGTGCATCCGAGGAGGCGTGGACCTCCCTGCGGAGGCGTGGACCCCCCCTGCGCATGGAGAGACCAAACCATGAAACTGGCGACTCCGGGCACTGGTGCTCCATACTCCTTGCAGGCCCCCTGCATCCCAGACCCCAAACCCCAAGACCCTCACACCAACACTAG
- the LOC143419875 gene encoding hatching enzyme 1.2-like, translated as MFNFTSVPIHQRRQSPEDEPLVIFGDIAVPTGLQNADPCTARGCLWPKNNGRVVVPYRISDQYSRRERDVIEQGLRSFEAATCVSFRPQSRERDFLDIQSRDGCYSFVGRRGGGQIVSLSRQGCVFHQIVQHEVLHALGFDHEQTRSDRDQHVRILLENVIPGMEHNFRKINTRNLDTPYDYNSVMHYGRFAFSRDREPTIVPIPDENVAIGRATEMSANDILRVNRLYTCSSNVPIPVQRNKLF; from the exons ATGTTCAACTTCACTTCAGTTCCTATTCATCA gaggaggcaaagtccAGAGGATGAACCTCTGGTCATATTTGGAGACATAGCAGTGCCAACAGGTCTACAGAACGCTGATCCGTGTACGGCTCGAGGCTGTTTGTGGCCTAAAAACAATGGCAGAGTTGTTGTACCTTATCGAATCTCCGACCAGTACT CCCGCAGGGAACGTGACGTCATCGAGCAAGGTCTGAGGTCATTTGAAGCAGCCACGTGCGTCAGCTTTAGGCCCCAGAGCAGAGAAAGAGACTTTCTGGACATTCAGTCTCGTGATGG GTGTTACTCTTTTGTTGGGCGTCGTGGGGGTGGCCAGATAGTGTCACTGAGTCGCCAGGGCTGTGTTTTCCACCAGATAGTCCAACACGAGGTGCTCCATGCCCTGGGCTTCGACCATGAACAGACGCGTTCAGACAGAGACCAACATGTACGCATCTTGCTAGAGAACGTCATCCCAG GGATGGAGCATAACTTTAGGAAAATCAACACAAGGAACCTTGATACTCCCTATGACTACAACTCTGTTATGCACTATGGAAG GTTTGCCTTCTCAAGAGACAGGGAGCCAACCATCGTTCCCATACCCGATGAGAATGTAGCCATTGGCAGAGCTACAGAGATGAGTGCCAATGACATCCTTCGAGTGAATCGCCTTTATACCTGCA
- the LOC112433628 gene encoding hatching enzyme 1.2-like: MFNFTSVPIHQRRQSPEDEPLVIFGDIAVPTGLQNADPCTARGCLWPKNNGRVVVPYRISDQYSRRERDVIEQGLRSFEAATCVSFRPQSRERDFLDIQSRDGCYSFVGRRGGGQIVSLSRQGCVFHQIVQHEVLHALGFDHEQTRSDRDQHVRILLENVIPGMEHNFRKINTRNLDTPYDYNSVMHYGRFAFSRDREPTIVPIPDENVAIGRATEMSANDILRVNRLYTCSSNVPIPVQRNKLF, encoded by the exons gaggaggcaaagtccAGAGGATGAACCTCTGGTCATATTTGGAGACATAGCAGTGCCAACAGGTCTACAGAACGCTGATCCGTGTACGGCTCGAGGCTGTTTGTGGCCTAAAAACAATGGCAGAGTTGTTGTACCTTATCGAATCTCCGACCAGTACT CCCGCAGGGAACGTGACGTCATCGAGCAAGGTCTGAGGTCATTTGAAGCAGCCACGTGCGTCAGCTTTAGGCCCCAGAGCAGAGAAAGAGACTTTCTGGACATTCAGTCTCGTGATGG GTGTTACTCTTTTGTTGGGCGTCGTGGGGGTGGCCAGATAGTGTCACTGAGTCGCCAGGGCTGTGTTTTCCACCAGATAGTCCAACACGAGGTGCTCCATGCCCTGGGCTTCGACCATGAACAGACGCGTTCAGACAGAGACCAACATGTACGCATCTTGCTAGAGAACGTCATCCCAG GGATGGAGCATAACTTTAGGAAAATCAACACAAGGAACCTTGATACTCCCTATGACTACAACTCTGTTATGCACTATGGAAG GTTTGCCTTCTCAAGAGACAGGGAGCCAACCATCGTTCCCATACCCGATGAGAATGTAGCCATTGGCAGAGCTACAGAGATGAGTGCCAATGACATCCTTCGAGTGAATCGCCTTTATACCTGCA GCTCAAATGTGCCCATACCTGTGCAAAGGAACAAGTTGTTCTAG